The window GGGCGTCCTCGTCGGCGGCGCGATAGCCGCGATGCGTCTCGGTGCCGCCCCCGAGTGGCGGTCGGTCGCCGCGATGTACGGCGTCTTCTGTGCCGGCTTTCTCGTACTGGTCGCCTTCCGTGCGGCCGACCCGGGCATCACGGCGGCCGGCGGCGAGCAGTTCCTCCATTTCGGCATCGTCAACGCGCTCGAACGCGCGAACACGCTGCCGCCGGAGGACATGTGGTTCGCCGGCAAGCGCCTCAAATACTACTACGGAACCCAACTGCAGGTCGCCAGCCTCTCGATGCTCACCGGCACGCCGCTCCGCTACGGCTTCAACCTCGGCATCGCTGCCTTCTACGGCCTGTTGTTCGTCGTCGCCTACGGCGTCGCCGGCGCCATCGCCCATCGACAGGACCGCTCGTATCGACTCGGCGGCGTCTTCGGCGCCTTCTTCGTCGCCTTGGCCGGCCCGACGACGACGGCAATCCGCCTCGCGACGCCGTACCTGCCGGACGCGCTGGCCGACCCCATCAAACCGGCCGCGTTCGGCTTCGTCGCGACCCGATTCAACGGCGGCGACCTCGCACAGACGGTGACCGACCTGTCGAATCCCCTCGACTGGGGCTGGTGGTACACCCGCTATGTCGTCCCCGGGACGATTCAGGAAGTGCCGCTCTACTCCTTCGTCAAGGCCGACCTCCACGGCCACACCTTCGCCAACGGCTACGTCCTCTTCGCCGGTGCGCTCGCGCTCGCCTACTACGCGACGCCCGAGGGCGAACGCACCCGTCGCCGCGCGCTCGTTTTCGGCGGCCTCGGTGCCGTCGCCGGCCTGTTCGGCTTCATGAACACGTGGTCGCTCCCGACGGCGGCCGGCCTCACCGTGCTCGCGGTCGGCGCGGCCGATGCACATCCGGCCACACTGCTTCCGGAGCCGCTCTCCGAGCGCCTCCAGTTCTCGCCTGCCTCGCCGGAGGACCGCCTCGCGTGGCTCGCCCGCGAACTCTGGCGGCTGGTTCTGGCCACGCTCGCCGGCGTCGTCGTCCTCGCAATCGGCGTCGTCGTCGCCTCCCCGTTCCTCGTGTTCGGGCAGGTGCCGACGAACAACGGCATCGGATTCTTCCCCCCACGAAGCCCGCTCGGGCCGTTCCTCGTCATCTATGCCGGACTGGTGGCCGCCTTCGCACTCTACGTCGCCGCGCGCGGGTGGCCGGCCATCGAGGGCGTCTCGACGCCCCGACTCGCTGCCGGTGGGCTGGCACTCGTCGCCGCGATGGCCGCGATTATCGTCGCGCTCGATTTCGCCGTGCTGGCGGTTCTCGGCCCCCTCATCCTCGGCGGCTGGCTGCTGGTCCGCTCCGGCCGGGGGGACTTCGCGCTCGTGTTGCTCGTCGCCGGTGCGGGCCTGCTGCTCTCGTTCGAACTCGTCCACGCCAAACTCCCGCTCATCGATAACCCCCGCTGGAACACGTCGCTGAAGGTGGCCGTTCAGGGCTGGACCCTCGGTGCGGCCGGGGCCGGCGCGGGGATGGCCGTCCTCCTCGCCCGCAGTTACGAGCGCTTGAGCGAGTCCGGGGCCTTCGGTTCGAGCGGAGATGCGGCCGTTTCCCCGTCCAACGGTGTCGATACGGCACGGCTCCGGTCACTGGCGCCCGCCGTCTTCATCGTCGTGGTGCTTCTCGCCAGCGCGGTGTTTCCGACGATGATGTTCGCGACCGAAATCGGCTCGGAAATCGACGAGAACCGCTACAACCCCTCCATAGACGGCTATCAGGCCGCAGACCGGTTCCACCACGAGGAGTACGAGGCCCTGCGGTGGCTCAAGGACCGCCCGGGTCGGCCGACCATCGTCGAGGCGCCCGGCGGTTCCTACGACTGGACCAGTCCAGCCGCCACTTTCTCGGGGCTGCCGGGTGTCATCGGGTGGGACCACGAGGAGGAATACCGCAGTCCCGAGGCTTACGAGCGCCGCGTCGACCACGTTGACGAGGTTTATACCGGCGAGTGGGCCACGGCGGCTGAACACCTCGAACGCTACGACGTCACCTACGTCTACGTCGGCCCGAACGAACGCGAGCGCTACGGCTCGGAGTTGCGTTCGTTCGACCGCGAGGCGTTCAGCGTCGCCTTCGAGGGCGGCGAGGTGACGATATACGAAGTCGACCACTCGGAACTGTAGCGGGCCGCAAAACAGCTGATTTCGGCGTTCTGTCTACTCGATGAGCATCTGGTCGCGGACCGCCAGCCGTGAGTAGGGGAAGGCATAGCGCGGGCGTTCGTCGAGGTTCGCGTCGGCGTCGTCGGAAAAGGGGTAAACCACCTCGACGACGGGGTCGTCGCTCGGGTAGCCCTCGTTTTTCGGGTAGTCGGCGACCGTCGAGTCGGCGGCCTCGATATAGCGCTCGTGGGCCAGTTCCTCGGTTAGTCGGTAGACGACGACGGTGTCGCCGGTTTCCTTGTCGGTCGCGAGGTCGCCGCGTTCGAGCCAGCAGTCCCCACAGAGTTCGGGGCCGTTCTCGGGAACGAACGACTCGCGGCCACAACCGGCACAATCCGCGCGCTTCTTGCCGGGCGGCGGGACCCGCCCCTCCGTCACCTCGATGGCGACGCGCCGGAGGTGTTTGCAGCGCTCGCCGCGGATTTCGTGGTCCGGGCAAGTGCAGTCGCTCCGCGAGAGATTCACCATGTAGGTCGCGCCGGACTGGCTTTCGACCGCGTATCGGCCGGCCCCGAGGGAGCGGACGGCCATCGATTCGGTCCACGCGCGGGCCGAGCGGTCGTCGAGACGGCTGGTATCGGGCGCCAGCGGCCGCCGAGCGTCGGAGTCCGATGACGCGGATGTGTGTACTGGATGCGTCATATTCCAGTTGAAACGTAGGTGTTCGACGCTTATGAGTCGTTCGACGGTTCACGTCGTGAACGGCGCAAAAACGGGCTATAAAATAACCATTTCAGGTCAGAATTAGCCACCGCCGAGTGCAGTTTAAAAAGGCTCTAGAGGTACTCGTCGAGCGCCTCGGCGACGACGTTCTCGGGGTCGGTGTCCTCTAACGCGGCGTGTCGTCGAAGCTCTCGGTAGGTCTCGGGCGGCAGGGACAGCGATACCTGTCCGAGGTCGATGCCCTCGGCTTCCAGCGCTTCCTCGACGCTCATACCCTCGTTGACGCGGGAGGCGATAGACCGGACTTCGCGGACGGTGAGGTCGTGGTCTAAGGTCGCCCACGCGAGCAAAAAGCGGGACTCACCCGAGACGCGGGCGACGTGTTTGGCCGCTGTCGGCGCGATTTCACCCAACGCGACGTGGCGGCGGATGGACCGCGGCAGGTCGTGGACCCGCGCCCACTTCCGGATGAAGGAGACGGTGGCCTCGCCGTCGGCGCGTTCGGCGGCGGCCTTGTACGACCCGGTGCCGCGAACGAGGGCGGCACAGGCGGCGGCGCCGCGCAGCATATAGACGTTGTCCTCGCTGCCGACGGTGTTCGAGGCGAAGCGCCGAACGGTGTCGGCGGCCTCCGCGAGACTCTCGGGGTCGTCGGGGTCGAACTGGACCGCGCGCTCGCCGGCGACGCGGGGGTCACCGCGAATGACGGGTTCGCCGACCGGCGATTCGCGGTCCGTCGGCGGCTCCTCGTCGCCCGGGCCTTGACTCATTGAACGTCGATACGGTAACCGAGGTGAAAAACGTCTCGGCGCTGTGTGGTTTCGCGGTCAGGACGCGAGTAGAAGAGGTCGGGGGCGAGACGCCACGCTACTCGTCGGCGTCGCGCTCGTCCGACATATGCTCCCAGATTTCGGTACATCCGCATCCGTCCTCGACGTCGTCGAGGTGGCTCGTGTCGATCTCTTCGTCTTCCGGCTCGTTCTGTGTCTGGCTCATCGTAACTCCTCCTCGTACAGCTCGGGGGCGACGTCCGCAGACGTGTGCTGGCGGATGCCCGCCCGCTGACGGTCTGTCATCACTCCCCCGTAGATGTCTTATCCGTATAAGGCCGCCTTCCTCCGTAATCCCTACCCGTGCTCCCGCTTCCAGGAGCTTCTTTCCCCTTTCTCCGACGGCCCGACTCGACGGAATACGGCGACGTGGGGCGGTTCGGTCGGAAACGACCGTCACCGAATCTCCGGACGAGCGGCAACGGCTGTCCACGCCGACGGCCTTACCCCGGCGGAGCGTCTGGTAGCGGGTATGCCCACCTCGGTACACCAGCTGGACGACGGCGCGTGGCTCAGCGTCAACGATAGCCGGCAGGTGAACGTCAGCGACCTCTGGTGGCTCGCACGCCACGATTTCTGCGACTGCGAGATGGCCGACTTTTTAGCGGAAGGGTTTGTCACCATCAGCGTCGACCACCCGAACATCGAGGGCCGCATCGCCGGCCAATGTATCAACTGCGGCGAAAGCGGCGTCACCGACTGGCTGAC of the Natronomonas halophila genome contains:
- a CDS encoding DUF2298 domain-containing protein, with product MEWLTVLVYLLAPAVLTVLGAPIAALFFRALPRKGAAFALPTALVPFTITVFWVGQLTFGLHTLVIGLGVLVGGAIAAMRLGAAPEWRSVAAMYGVFCAGFLVLVAFRAADPGITAAGGEQFLHFGIVNALERANTLPPEDMWFAGKRLKYYYGTQLQVASLSMLTGTPLRYGFNLGIAAFYGLLFVVAYGVAGAIAHRQDRSYRLGGVFGAFFVALAGPTTTAIRLATPYLPDALADPIKPAAFGFVATRFNGGDLAQTVTDLSNPLDWGWWYTRYVVPGTIQEVPLYSFVKADLHGHTFANGYVLFAGALALAYYATPEGERTRRRALVFGGLGAVAGLFGFMNTWSLPTAAGLTVLAVGAADAHPATLLPEPLSERLQFSPASPEDRLAWLARELWRLVLATLAGVVVLAIGVVVASPFLVFGQVPTNNGIGFFPPRSPLGPFLVIYAGLVAAFALYVAARGWPAIEGVSTPRLAAGGLALVAAMAAIIVALDFAVLAVLGPLILGGWLLVRSGRGDFALVLLVAGAGLLLSFELVHAKLPLIDNPRWNTSLKVAVQGWTLGAAGAGAGMAVLLARSYERLSESGAFGSSGDAAVSPSNGVDTARLRSLAPAVFIVVVLLASAVFPTMMFATEIGSEIDENRYNPSIDGYQAADRFHHEEYEALRWLKDRPGRPTIVEAPGGSYDWTSPAATFSGLPGVIGWDHEEEYRSPEAYERRVDHVDEVYTGEWATAAEHLERYDVTYVYVGPNERERYGSELRSFDREAFSVAFEGGEVTIYEVDHSEL
- a CDS encoding SWIM zinc finger family protein, whose product is MTHPVHTSASSDSDARRPLAPDTSRLDDRSARAWTESMAVRSLGAGRYAVESQSGATYMVNLSRSDCTCPDHEIRGERCKHLRRVAIEVTEGRVPPPGKKRADCAGCGRESFVPENGPELCGDCWLERGDLATDKETGDTVVVYRLTEELAHERYIEAADSTVADYPKNEGYPSDDPVVEVVYPFSDDADANLDERPRYAFPYSRLAVRDQMLIE
- a CDS encoding DUF7119 family protein; this encodes MSQGPGDEEPPTDRESPVGEPVIRGDPRVAGERAVQFDPDDPESLAEAADTVRRFASNTVGSEDNVYMLRGAAACAALVRGTGSYKAAAERADGEATVSFIRKWARVHDLPRSIRRHVALGEIAPTAAKHVARVSGESRFLLAWATLDHDLTVREVRSIASRVNEGMSVEEALEAEGIDLGQVSLSLPPETYRELRRHAALEDTDPENVVAEALDEYL